Proteins encoded together in one Penicillium digitatum chromosome 1, complete sequence window:
- a CDS encoding Mandelate racemase/muconate lactonizing enzyme family protein, with amino-acid sequence MAKIKSIEYFRVKPRWLFVKVADDEGHFGWGEGTLEGHSLAVEGALDEIITRIVGYEANDIQHIWQTVWRLGFYRGGPVFMSALSGIDIALWDLKGRKLGVPVHELLGGKVRQKVQVYAWIGGDRPSDVEAAAKERIAQGLKCVKMNATEDVNWLDSPAVLQSCVERLKQVKSLGLDAGLDFHGRLHRPMAKQLAKALEPYHPLFIEEPLLCEHPEAIKQLAGQTAIPIAFGERLYSRWDIKRFLEDSSVDILQPDVAHAGGISETLRIANMAEAYDVAIAPHSPLGPIALAASLQVALSIPNFVIQEMSLGMHYNVEAGDIDLNSYLVDKTVFNIKEGYVAAPSKPGLGIDIDEDLVRKISKETEPWQPKEFYGPDGSIREW; translated from the exons ATGGCCAAGATTAAGTCCATCGAATACTTCCGTGTCAAGCCCCGTTGGCTGTTTGTTAAAGTCGCCGATGATGAGGGCCACTTCGGTTGGGGAGAGGGCACACTCGAAGGACATTCCCTTGCGGTCGAAGGCGCACTCGATGAAATTATCACTCGCATTGTGGGATACGAAGCGAA TGACATTCAGCATATTTGGCAGACAGTATGGCGGCTCGGGTTCTATCGGGGTGGACCGGTGTTCATGTCAGCTTTGTCAGGGATTGACATCGCTTTGTGGGATCTGAAGGGCCGAAAGCTGGGTGTTCCAGTCCATGAACTCCTGGGTGGCAAGGTGCGCCAGAAGGTGCAGGTGTATGCTTGGATTGGAGGTGACCGACCAAGTGATGTTGAGGCTGCAGC GAAAGAACGAATCGCCCAAGGCCTCAAGTGTGTCAAGATGAATGCTACCGAAGACGTTAATTGGCTTGACTCGCCAGCCGTTTTGCAGTCCTGCGTGGAACGATTGAAGCAGGTGAAATCTCTGGGTCTTGATGCTGGTCTGGACTTCCACGGCCGCTTGCACAGACCTATGGCTAAGCAGCTGGCCAAGGCACTGGAGCCTTACCACCCTCTGTTCATTGAAGAACCACTACTCTGCGAGCATCCCGAAGCTATCAAGCAGCTTGCTGGGCAGACTGCAATCCCTATCGCATTCGGCGAGCGCCTATACTCTAGGTGGGACATCAAGAGGTTCTTAGAGGACTCGTCGGTAGATATCTTACAGCCTGATGTTGCCCATGCAGGAGGTATCTCCGAGACTCTGCGTATCGCAAATATGGCTGAGGCATATGATGTTGCTATCGCGCCTCATAGTCCTCTGGGTCCCATCGCGTTGGCGGCCTCGCTTCAGGTGGCCCTCTCAATACCCAATTTTGTCATCCAAGAGATGTCGCTAGGTATGCACTACAATGTTGAAGCAGGAGATATTGACCTGAATAGCTACTTGGTGGATAAGACGGTCTTTAATATCAAGGAGGGATATGTGGCTGCCCCCTCTAAACCCGGCTTGGGAATAGACATTGACGAAGACCTGGTCCGAAAGATCAGCAAGGAAACAGAACCTTGGCAGCCCAAAGAGTTCTATGGACCAGATGGATCTATTCGTGAGTGGTAA
- a CDS encoding Antifungal protein Afp, which yields MQITSIAIILFTAMGAVANPIATASDDLDARDVQLSKYGGQCSLKHNTCTYLKGGRNVIVNCGSAANKRCKSDRHHCEYDEHHRRVDCQTPV from the exons ATGCAGATTACCAGCATTGCCATTATCCTCTTCACCGCAATGGGCGCGGTTGCCAACCCCATCGCGACCGCGTCGGACGATCTTGATGCCCGAGACGTACAGCTCAGTAAATACGGAGGA CAATGCAGTCTGAAACACAACACGTGCACGTACCTGAAGGGTGGAAGAAACGTTATTGTCAACTGCGGTTCGGCTGCCAATAAGAGG TGCAAGTCTGATCGCCACCACTGTGAATACGATGAGCACCACAGGAGGGTTGACTGCCAGACTCCAGTTTGA
- a CDS encoding beta-galactosidase: MGIFSKLIKTTVAGSIASVGVFWGATRNDIFETMDSSDPIFQSAFFKKFNPSSNPTLHDICVRRIPLDKIRPSLVEEKGKLVEAFCAGVWGGMGYIPQRAFLERKYRGPETADHLWNRSDLLSNNYEVGTIITDHFEVVEKTEDRILVRCGDSPRIREVRPSDGLFEIAAVVKRDQGVAEFSLKSCFYQGLGKAEAAPMDEKVAWAHRQYTKLLLETAVLKNCIK; this comes from the exons ATGGGTATTTTCAGCAAATTAATCAAGACAACCGTCGCAGGCAGCATTGCCTCGGTCGGTGTCTTCTGGGGCGCCACGCGCAATGATATTTTCGAGACCATGGACAGCTCCGATCCCATCTTCCAATCGGCCTTTTTCAAAAAGTTCAACCCGAGTAGCAACCCAACTCTCCATGACATCTGCGTTCGTCGGATTCCCCTAGACAAGATTCGGCCCTCATTAGTCGAGGAGAAGGGCAAATTGGTGGAAGCTTTCTGTGCCGGTGTCTGGGGCGGCATGG GATACATTCCCCAGCGTGCCTTCCTTGAACGAAAGTACCGTGGCCCCGAAACTGCCGACCACCTCTGGAACCGATCGGATCTCCTCTCAAACAACTACGAAGTAGGAACCATCATCACCGACCACTTTGAAGTCGTCGAGAAGACAGAAGACCGCATTCTTGTTCGTTGCGGTGACTCCCCACGCATTCGTGAAGTCCGTCCCTCCGATGGTCTCTTCGAAATCGCTGCCGTGGTCAAGCGGGATCAAGGCGTGGCTGAATTCAGTCTCAAGAGCTGTTTCTACCAGGGTCTCGGGAAAGCGGAAGCTGCGCCTATGGATGAAAAAGTCGCTTGGGCACACCGCCAGTACACTAAGTTGCTCCTGGAAACCGCTGTGCTGAAGAATTGTATCAAGTGA
- a CDS encoding cytochrome P450 codes for MDHLRDSLLSSLPRDTPSTATIDHTRRDQEGTRQSITRGEFQEVRDMAFGNRTWVVTSRYCDIGDGVDSLEGHIHSLWYMYYELGRNISSESPEHEGIVLDILRIQGMGPLTRPARGVHGIDIARTVDGTLWTDLPFLVGDMTNFWLNHGAAMSGTHRLNFATFLAKLASTRVAKDRLCQVALLIFRPLFESSQVLRTGEESDEEDLNRGTKQLEVFHLLPAAVAWLKIASHNLLLLSEVYWNDCPSHISKGGEEFLESELGKRSPAGFSPWRYMFWLKRLHEIQEEAKGADEKALEELASDGIQYMINTIVQTNAEILRAYKNGGDALHQDKHLSCLKSLARVEEPESERLG; via the coding sequence ATGGACCACCTCCGTGATTCTCTGCTGAGTTCTCTGCCTAGAGACACACCTTCTACCGCAACGATTGACCACACTCGCAGAGACCAGGAAGGTACACGCCAGTCTATCACTCGGGGTGAGTTCCAAGAGGTCCGAGATATGGCCTTTGGTAACCGGACCTGGGTCGTTACGAGCCGATACTGCGATATTGGAGATGGCGTCGACTCTCTTGAAGGCCACATTCATTCCCTGTGGTACATGTACTACGAGCTTGGCCGAAATATCTCCTCTGAATCACCTGAGCATGAGGGAATCGTCCTCGATATCCTCCGCATTCAAGGAATGGGACCGTTGACTAGACCTGCACGTGGAGTTCATGGGATTGATATCGCAAGAACCGTCGACGGTACACTATGGACCGATCTTCCTTTCTTAGTTGGCGATATGACCAATTTCTGGCTTAACCACGGTGCTGCAATGTCGGGAACACACCGTCTCAACTTTGCCACATTCCTGGCGAAACTTGCGTCCACTCGTGTCGCCAAGGATAGGCTGTGTCAGGTGGCTCTTCTGATCTTCCGTCCTCTCTTTGAAAGTTCTCAAGTACTTCGCACTGGGGAAGAGTCGGACGAGGAAGACCTCAACCGAGGTACTAAGCAACTTGAGGTCTTTCATCTACTGCCAGCTGCTGTTGCTTGGCTGAAAATAGCAAGCCACAACCTCCTTTTGCTATCAGAGGTGTATTGGAACGACTGTCCTAGCCACATCAGTAAGGGTGGTGAGGAGTTTCTTGAATCTGAGCTCGGAAAGCGGTCACCTGCCGGATTTTCTCCATGGAGATATATGTTCTGGCTGAAGCGACTTCATGAGATTCAGGAAGAAGCCAAGGGGGCCGATGAGAAAGCCCTGGAGGAGCTGGCCTCTGATGGCATCCAGTACATGATCAACACAATCGTGCAAACGAATGCTGAGATCCTCAGGGCTTACAAGAATGGTGGCGATGCCCTGCATCAGGATAAGCATCTTTCGTGCCTGAAGTCCCTGGCACGCGTTGAAGAGCCAGAGTCGGAAAGACTTGGATGA
- a CDS encoding putative 2-dehydropantoate 2-reductase: protein MSGSDGVGLWARLSGRFAPFRLPQFCSQSREGLRRYSDREGGLVFFECTEDVNDAQSFAYNYLPIIISLILILAWTVTDFDVLRLEPYFQLSRPEGAPATVLFINYNFGQTILTPINAVIRRHWVVFWVSFVTLLVRMILPALQSAVFELREVTVIDDSTIRSWSDLVDLDTQANLISMQAGVLHDVFSSNELSSRSRSAKYAMAPVEIPDSERDDRTMWIVHQTLYWAHLSCENVLIGDTLTVAIHEPEDAHPTISWNASSIDVDNANRGDTKCSLDFQYESVFFPGTDYLQIRYWEPMISAATKEAFPNRTQAFTEFGCDPYDLYGMLIGVNITSPSSTSTATEYSASGTAFACDIIYHKAEAQVTMHSNTTIISIKVDQATTRELTKAEFNIDHFQALLSQRAPFTSDMLFIHENATAGDRTVTELPIISQELGDIQPLLVLDTSTVMTKGEFEFKIARDVKQTFILTLGHMFDPDSVPKDLPAERVSNKVAIAVVDFAALWSELILALATLTTVYLLYMYSSRELFLQSDPGSIGAMCSIVADIFHPSNILAEPLAELHQFSTRQLRRIFKNARCYWRPGPSGNRLDVVAEDGSPVQLGENLKTRVDPMPHFLVIPFFLVEFLALAGVIILIVLVVASLLRNGRFSHMTQSDSSAFQVILSCLPSVVASSVGALCTSIHRNLSVLEPWVHLQRGNASARTSLSLNYSSQSPLAIFFKTVRNRQHLLCLVSTACVLNMALTVVAGALFTQVLTSSTLETSDLSMNYSQSVFWQTDFAAEFTEYDLIQSSISSGSPMLSWTGSDQSFVPLHVSNPDPDVTYSASTLGVGAELKCQSLSLDSLVYDKITGLSYWRYELFDNSSMECMASMPPLKSKEEGILLSIHFLSPDDTEESDICQTSTVLVVGRWDYLPSSPITDNNTIALHCEPQARLQTYSISFDQKGQIESYGPIPKTSIADGTMYDNATNGTYNISSYDWAGFLVARLYEHADPSFDALDSVLLTKITGTIYQLVYSTYFSIWRDIYLEPLAHPVPATDATITRVTWRMVPSVPSLSIALVIIVFDTIVVLLVFGTRRGRFSGPRMPRSIGAIIPWISHSQMLHDFTDTLTWSSAQRHAHLMSLNKRYGFRKFMGADNRWRFAVDQETENVKPASSPDGAPEVEVDKSTSIQLQEIRSPPSPSLPPRT, encoded by the exons ATGTCCGGTAGTGATGGGGTAGGGCTCTGGGCTCGACTTTCAG GTCGTTTTGCCCCGTTCCGTTTGCCACAATTCTGCTCCCAATCTCGAG AAGGGTTGCGGCGGTATAGCGATCGCGAGGGGGGATTGGTCTTTTTTGAATGCACGGAAGATGTCAACGACGCACAATCTTTTGCTTACAACTACCTccctatcatcatctccCTCATACTCATCTTGGCCTGGACCGTGACGGATTTCGATGTTCTTCGGCTGGAACCTTATTTTCAATTATCCCGACCCGAGGGAGCGCCAGCGACCGTTCTTTTCATCAACTATAACTTCGGCCAAACTATTCTCACGCCGATCAATGCCGTGATCCGCCGCCACTGGGTAGTGTTCTGGGTTTCCTTTGTCACGCTCTTGGTCCGAATGATTCTTCCCGCTCTGCAGAGCGCGGTATTTGAGCTACGCGAGGTGACGGTAATCGACGACAGCACCATAAGAAGCTGGTCTGACCTGGTGGATTTGGACACACAAGCAAACTTGATCTCGATGCAAGCCGGTGTTCTTCACGACGTTTTTTCTTCAAATGAATTATCATCCCGGTCCCGATCCGCCAAATACGCCATGGCGCCCGTGGAGATTCCTGATAGCGAGCGAGACGACAGAACGATGTGGATTGTGCACCAGACGCTTTATTGGGCGCATCTTTCATGCGAGAATGTCCTTATTGGGGATACGCTCACCGTTGCTATCCATGAGCCCGAGGACGCTCATCCAACAATTTCTTGGAACGCCAGTAGCATTGATGTGGATAATGCGAATAGAGGGGACACGAAATGTTCACTCGACTTTCAATACGAGAGTGTCTTTTTCCCTGGCACTGATTACCTCCAAATACGTTATTGGGAGCCGATGATCAGTGCTGCAACAAAAGAAGCATTTCCAAACCGAACCCAGGCCTTCACGGAATTTGGCTGTGATCCGTATGATCTATATGGTATGCTCATCGGAGTCAATATCACCAGTCCAAGCTCGACTTCGACCGCAACCGAGTACTCCGCGTCTGGTACGGCTTTTGCCTGTGACATAATTTATCACAAAGCGGAAGCTCAAGTGACTATGCACTCCAACACCACCATAATATCTATTAAAGTCGATCAGGCCACCACCCGCGAGCTCACGAAAGCCGAATTCAACATTGATCATTTCCAAGCTCTGCTGTCTCAACGCGCCCCGTTTACCAGTGACATGCTCTTCATCCACGAAAATGCTACCGCGGGGGATCGCACAGTTACAGAACTCCCAATCATCAGCCAGGAGCTGGGGGATATCCAGCCTCTGTTAGTGCTCGACACATCGACTGTCATGACAAAGGGTGAATTCGAATTCAAGATTGCGCGGGACGTCAAGCAGACTTTCATCCTCACACTCGGTCATATGTTTGACCCTGATAGTGTACCCAAGGACCTCCCGGCCGAGCGCGTGTCGAACAAAGTAGCTATCGCTGTCGTCGATTTTGCTGCCCTTTGGTCCGAGCTCATTCTTGCCCTAGCCACTTTGACTACAGTTTACCTCCTTTACATGTATAGTTCACGTGAACTGTTTCTCCAAAGCGACCCAGGTTCCATAGGTGCCATGTGTAGTATTGTCGCCGATATTTTTCACCCGTCCAACATACTCGCAGAGCCACTGGCTGAACTTCATCAATTCTCCACTCGGCAACTTCGTCGCATCTTCAAAAATGCACGGTGTTACTGGCGACCTGGTCCTTCTGGTAACAGGCTGGATGTTGTCGCCGAAGATG GCTCCCCGGTCCAGCTTGGCGAAAATCTCAAAACCCGAGTTGATCCGATGCCTCACTTTCTCGTAATTCCTTTCTTCCTTGTTGAATTCTTGGCACTAGCTGGGGTGATTATCCTCATTGTACTAGTGGTCGCCTCTTTGCTTCGAAACGGCCGCTTTAGCCACATGACCCAATCAGACTCGAGCGCATTCCAGGTTATCCTTTCCTGTCTACCATCCGTCGTCGCATCGTCTGTCGGAGCTCTATGTACCTCCATTCACCGAAACCTCAGCGTCTTGGAGCCTTGGGTCCACCTGCAACGCGGCAATGCCTCGGCGAGGACGTCGTTGTCACTGAACTACTCGTCTCAAAGTCCGCTcgccatcttcttcaaaacagTTCGGAACCGGCAACATTTGCTGTGTCTTGTTTCAACTGCGTGCGTCTTAAACATGGCTTTAACTGTGGTTGCGGGTGCGCTTTTCACTCAAGTATTGACAAGCTCAACATTGGAGACCAGCGATTTGTCAATGAACTACAGCCAATCTGTATTCTGGCAGACTGACTTCGCGGCAGAATTTACTGAGTATGATTTGATTCAGAGCAGCATCAGCAGCGGATCACCTATGCTCTCTTGGACTGGCTCAGATCAATCTTTTGTCCCATTGCACGTGTCCAATCCCGACCCAGACGTGACTTACAGCGCCTCAACGCTTGGGGTTGGAGCTGAGCTCAAGTGTCAATCACTTTCGTTGGACTCCCTTGTCTATGATAAAATCACAGGTCTCTCATATTGGCGATATGAACTATTTGACAATTCCTCCATGGAATGTATGGCAAGCATGCCACCACTAAAGAGCAAAGAGGAAGGAATCTTGTTATCTATTCATTTCTTGTCTCCAGATGACACCGAGGAATCGGACATCTGCCAGACATCGACGGTTCTAGTTGTCGGCCGTTGGGATTATCTGCCGAGCTCCCCGATCACGGATAACAATACAATTGCATTGCACTGTGAACCCCAGGCGAGACTGCAAACGTATTCTATCTCTTTCGACCAGAAGGGGCAGATCGAATCGTATGGCCCTATtcccaaaacatccatcgCTGATGGAACCATGTACGACAATGCAACC AATGGAACGTACAACATTTCTTCCTACGACTGGGCAGGTTTCCTTGTTGCCCGCCTGTACGAGCACGCAGATCCCAGCTTTGACGCCCTGGACTCCGTTCTTTTGACCAAGATTACTGGCACCATATATCAATTAGTCTACAGCACCTACTTCTCCATTTGGCGCGATATCTACCTCGAACCCCTTGCTCACCCGGTCCCGGCCACAGATGCCACCATTACCCGCGTCACCTGGCGCATGGTTCCGTCGGTTCCATCACTTTCCATCGCtctcgtcatcatcgtcttTGATACGATAGTCGTGCTTTTAGTGTTCGGAACACGACGTGGCCGGTTCAGTGGACCCCGAATGCCGCGCTCCATTGGAGCCATCATTCCCTGGATTTCGCACAGCCAAATGCTTCATGATTTTACCGATACACTTACCTGGAGCAGTGCCCAACGGCATGCTCATCTCATGTCCCTGAACAAACGATATGGTTTCCGTAAGTTCATGGGTGCCGATAACCGCTGGCGGTTCGCCGTCGATCAGGAAACAGAGAATGTCAAACCTGCCAGTTCCCCGGACGGAGCCCCAGAAGTGGAGGTGGACAAGTCTACCTCCATTCAGCTACAGGAGATCCGAAGTCCaccatctccttctcttcctcctcgaaCCTGA
- a CDS encoding GPI anchored protein, putative: MILQALLAIATLGIAAEYPVVSLFIPNADPQSLLGEVLAAQSATTTYSINCPVGKTNSTECGMGPGLFLTAAPTSVEYLISDESDNLYDHVVCDVTDLPTGAYTCTDTITGKGINTPGTSTSTIGWDQITLLLVTITSTADAVAATANGTTSEDSTGSKASATVITTPAAGVAAAATTSTIATTPAAGVAGRPSPTTAVLGCILIQALAAMLL, from the exons ATGATTCTGCAAGCTCTTCTGGCGATTGCAACGCTGGGAATTGCCGCCGAATATCCCGTCGTCTCTTTGTTCATTCCAAACGCCGACCCTCAATCCTTGCTAGGTGAAGTTTTGGCCGCG CAATCAGCAACAACTACATACAGTATCAATTGCCCGGTCGGAAAAACTAATAGCACAGAATGTGGTATGGGCCCTGGCCTATTTCTGACCGCAGCCCCAACAAGTGTTGAATATTTGATAAGTGATGAATCTGACAATCT ATATGACCACGTTGTCTGTGATGTGACCGATCTCCCGACAGGCGCTTACACCTGTACAGACACTATCACCGGGAAAGGGATCAACACGCCCGGTACCAGCACCTCAACCATCGGCTGGGACCAGATAACATTATTGCTGGTTACCATAACGTCCACGGCTGATGCGGtggcagcaacagcaaaTGGGACCACTAGTGAGGATTCGACTGGTAGTAAGGCCTCTGCCACTGTCATCACTACCCCCGCGGCGGGTGTGGCTGCCGCTGCTACCACCAGCACCATCGCCACTACTCCCGCGGCAGGTGTTGCTGGAAGACCAAGCCCTACTACTGCCGTACTAGGCTGTATCTTAATTCAAGCCCTGGCAGCAATGCTGCTGTGA
- a CDS encoding Glycoside hydrolase, family 71 produces MIGIVSNRKSASDYDDDMKRAKSLGIDAFALNIGVDPYTDQQLQLAYESAANNQMKVFLSFDFNWWHTDQATAVGQKIAQYAGKPAQLLVDNKVFVSSFAGDGIDVAVLRAAVGRSIFFAPNFHPAYGTDISTVDGLLNWMAWPNNGNNKAPTPNHMVSVADGDREYANALGGKAYIAPVSPWFFTHFGPEVSYSKNWNFPSDLLWFNRWNEILALKPRFIEIVTWNDYGESHYIGPLNSPHTDDGASKWVNDMPHDGWLDISKPYIAAFKAGESSPNHHISSDELVYWYRPAPRGVNCDSTDTCMVPANNGSGNYFMGRPDGWQSMADSVFVVSLLTSPAKVQVNSGGTIYNYDAPAGASAKEVPMGVGAQSFAVIRGGKSILSGTSLKEIINGCVCGLYNFNAYVGTLPAGFNDPLLQDGLSAFKQGLRDQTLQAAVCQVLPQVPRLQAQLAVVAAVAVEMGVGPALREQDPTTTSGCAPFVATTVTVHRDPALARIMGVQSRVHHQLELMGCLLSAKMIRIWVFAVSHVIMAIAPLQPVE; encoded by the exons ATG ATTGGAATCGTGAGCAACAGAAAGAGCGCATCGGACTATGATGATGACATGAAGCGTGCTAAATCCCTGGGGATTGATGCATTTGCTCTGAACATTGGCGTAGACCCCTATACTGATCAACAACTCCAACTTGCATACGAGTCAGCTGCCAACAATCAGATGAAGGTGTTCCTATCATTTGACTTTAACTGGTGGCACACTGATCAGGCTACCGCAGTTGGCCAGAAGATTGCCCAGTATGCTGGCAAACCTGCACAACTTCTCGTCGACAATAAGGTGTTTGTTTCATCATTTGCCGGGGATGGAATCGATGTGGCGGTATTGCGAGCCGCAGTCGGAAGATCGATCTTTTTCGCACCCAATTTCCATCCTGCTTACGGGACAGACATCTCGACAGTTGATGGCCTGTTGAATTGGATGGCTTGGCCCAACAACGGAAACAACAAAGCTCCAACTCCCAACCACATGGTTTCTGTTGCCGACGGAGATCGTGAATATGCCAATGCCCTTGGTGGAAAAGCTTATATTGCCC CTGTATCCCCGTGGTTTTTCACGCATTTCGGACCTGAGGTTTCTTACAGCAAGAATTGGAACTTCCCATCTGACCTTCTGTGGTTTAATAGATGGAATGAGATCCTTGCGCTGAAGCCTCGATTTATCGAGATTGTGACCTGGAATGACTATGGAGAGTCTCATTATATTGGCCCTTTGAACTCCCCACATACTGACGATGGGGCTTCCAAATGGGTTAACGACAT GCCCCACGATGGATGGCTAGACATTTCAAAGCCATACATCGCTGCGTTCAAAGCAGGCGAATCATCTCCCAACCATCACATCTCATCTGACGAGTTAGTCTACTGGTATCGACCCGCACCACGTGGGGTGAACTGTGACTCTACAGACACTTGCATGGTCCCCGCAAACAATGGGAGTGGAAACTACTTCATGGGTCGTCCAGACGGCTGGCAATCCATGGCCGATTCTGTCTTCGTTGTATCATTGCTTACATCCCCAGCCAAAGTGCAGGTCAACAGCGGTGGGACTATCTACAATTACGACGCACCAGCAGGGGCAAGCGCAAAGGAGGTGCCGATGGGAGTTGGCGCACAAAGCTTTGCGGTCATTCGGGGCGGGAAAAGCATCCTCTCAGGGACCAGTTTGAAGGAGATTATCAATGGCTGTGTGTGTGGTCTCTACAACTTCAATGCCTATG TTGGGACTCTTCCAGCAGGATTCAATGATCCCCTCCTGCAAGATGGACTCTCGGCCTTCAAACAGGGCCTGCGTGATCAGACAT TACAAGCAGCAGTTTGCCAAGTCCTCCCCCAA GTTCCGCGTCTCCAAGCCCAACTGGCGGTGGTAGCGGCGGTGGCGGTGGAGATGGGGGTCGGACCTGCATTGCGGGAACAGGATCCAACAACTACATCGGGTTGTGCTCCTTTTGTTGCAACTACGGTTACTGTCCACCGGGACCCTGCACTTGCACGAATTATGGGAGTCCAGTCACGCGTCCACCATCAACTGGAACTCATGGGGTGCCTCTTGTCGGCGAAGATGATTCGTATCTGGGTCTTTGCAGTTTCGCATGTGATCATGGCTATTGCCCCCCTACAGCCTGTAGAGTAG